One genomic segment of Tripterygium wilfordii isolate XIE 37 chromosome 9, ASM1340144v1, whole genome shotgun sequence includes these proteins:
- the LOC120005368 gene encoding protein TSS-like isoform X1: MAPKPGKAKPHKAKGDKKKKEEKVLPTVIEITVETPDESQVTLKGISTDRILDVKKLLAVHVETCHSTNFSLSHEVRGPRLKDSVDIVSLKPCHLSVVQEDYTEEQAVAHVRRLLDIVACTTSFGPTSSSPKTPGPSNSKETGSIKESASGYPESQATQDSGPESGSGPDAEANKKPAGAGGQISPKDRASAVSLCPPLRLGQFYEFFSFSNLTPPVQYIRKSTRPFLEDKLEEDFFQIDIRVCSGKPTTIVASRKGFYPAGKRALLCHSLVSLLQQTSRVFDAAYKTLMKAFTEHNKFGNLPYGFRANTWVVPPFVAENPSVFPSLPVEDENWGGNGGGQGRGGKHDYRPWAKEFAILAAMPCKTAEERQIRDRKAFLLHNLFVDVSVFKAVAAIKNIIENKLSCLNDSTAPVLLEEKVGDLNIKVMRDMPDASRKLDCKSDGSQVLEMSKEELAQRNLLKGITADESAAVHDTCTLGVVIVRHCGYTAVVKVSGEVNFDGNPIPQDIDIEDQREGGANALNVNSLRMLLHKYSTPQFSSTGQRLQSAEMENLCSARSLVRKILEDSLLKLQTDPTTYKNSSIRWELGACWVQHLQNQASGKTEARKSEETKLEPAVKGLGKQGALLKDICRKADVRNSKNELGKEVPAGNTDANHKSYTVNHKELEKQEGEMEMLWKKMVPEAAYLRLKESETGLHLKSPEDLIEMAHQYYADTALPKLVADFGSLELSPVDGRTLTDFMHTRGLQMRSLGRVVELADKLPHVQSLCIHEMIIRAYKHILQAVVSAVENAGDLASSIASCLNILLGTTPVENAEADVDKLKWKWVETFLLKRFGWCWKNESYEDLRKYAILRGLSHKVGLELVPRDYDMDHSNPFRRSDIISMVPVYKHVACSSADGRTLLESSKTSLDKGKLEDAVNYGTKALSKLVSVCGPYHRMTAGAYSLLAVVLYHTGDFNQATIYQQKALDINERELGLDHPDTMKSYGDLAVFYYRLQHTELALKYVNRALYLLHLTCGPSHPNTAATYINVAMMEEGLGNVHVALRYLHEALKCNQRLLGADHIQTAASYHAIAIALSLMEAYSLSVQHEQTTLQILRAKLGSEDLRTQDATAWLEYFEAKALEQQEAARNGTPKPDASISSKGHLSVSDLLDYITPDADVKAREAQKKARAKQVKDKTGLNLDTISNEYQKDETLSPTYPTVQNSSDKENKSEIRLSEPIDKNPEPSYADQSTLNADMVQDDNSDEGWQEAVPRGRTQTGRKTSSSRKSSLPKLNTNFMNISQPSRYHGKPNNFTSPNAASNENAVPIHSVTKKFVKSASSSPKPNNRSISSGGAEKLANPKSAPASPASADQVVKSDSISTASSINVQAAGKLFSYKEVALAPPGTIVKAVAEQLPKGNIPTDPNPLVRHETAASEMVLGKLATPKDSEEEVQKPIEENQPLLSGEEKKGPIDEEKKTNLGDPVARELMDEIKNATVNNIETESGTMEVNYADAEVTETETPSVVVSEVENLDNMMDSSTIGPGSEGLEARKASPDLEPLSVQTENATLLPVKDASSLNGKKVDESLYDLATGCMGTKASPTEREKHDETEAAKETTKKLSAEAPPFNPSMIPVFGSVNVLGFKDYGGILPPPVNIPPIIAVNPVRRSPNQSATARVPYGPRLSGGYNRSGNRGPRNKVGFRNGEHTGDGNPLSPPRIMNPHAAEFVPGQPWVPNGYPVSPDGFMTSPNDVPVSPNGYPISLNGSPVSINGYPTSLNGIPITQNGFPVNPINSVESPTVDTVEICGETKNVAAAEEGGTDDPLMQVEVQEHSSEEEAQENHDGNDHPQLDQVPPVMGVANSNVVKGPCSDIPAEEKPSKCWGDNHDGNAHPELDQVPTVMGVADNNAVKEPSSDIPVEEKPSKCWGDYSDNEAEIVEVTS; the protein is encoded by the exons ATGGCTCCTAAACCAGGCAAGGCTAAACCACATAAAGCCAAGggagataagaagaagaaggaagagaaag TTTTACCCACTGTAATCGAAATTACAGTTGAAACACCGGACGAGTCTCAAGTTACTCTCAAG GGCATATCCACAGACAGGATCCTAGATGTTAAAAAACTTCTAGCCGTACATGTTGAGACATGCCATTCGACCAACTTCTCCTTATCTCACGAG GTTCGGGGACCCAGGCTCAAAGATTCTGTTGACATCGTGTCTCTTAAACCCTGCCACCTCAGCGTTGttcaag AGGACTACACAGAAGAGCAAGCCGTCGCCCACGTCCGTCGCCTCCTCGATATCGTCGCCTGCACCACCTCCTTCGGCCCCACCTCCTCTTCCCCCAAAACGCCCGGTCCTTCCAATTCTAAAGAAACCGGTTCAATTAAGGAATCAGCTTCCGGTTACCCCGAGAGCCAAGCCACGCAGGATTCCGGTCCAGAGAGCGGAAGTGGACCAGATGCAGAGGCCAATAAGAAACCGGCCGGAGCAGGGGGGCAAATTAGCCCGAAGGACAGGGCCTCCGCAGTGTCATTGTGTCCGCCGCTGCGTCTCGGTCAGTTCTATGAATTCTTCTCGTTCTCGAATCTCACGCCGCCTGTGCAAT ATATTCGAAAATCAACTCGACCATTCTTGGAGGATAAATTGGAAGAAGATTTCTTTCAGATTGAT ATTCGAGTTTGCAGTGGGAAGCCAACCACTATCGTAGCTTCACGAAAAGGGTTCTATCCTGCTGGGAAACGGGCTCTTTTGTGCCACTCCCTGGTTAGTCTGCTGCAGCAAACAAGCAGGGTGTTTGATGCA GCATACAAGACTCTTATGAAAGCTTTCACTGAGCACAATAAA TTCGGAAATCTGCCTTATGGCTTTCGTGCCAATACGTGGGTTGTCCCTCCATTTGTTGCTGAGAACCCATCTGTTTTCCCTTCACTGCCCGTGGAAGATGAAAATTGGGGAGGAAATGGGGGTGGACAAGGGAGAGGCGGTAAACATGATTACAGGCCTTGGGCTAAAGAATTTGCGATTCTGGCTGCTATGCCTTGTAAAACTGCAGAGGAAAGGCAAATCCGGGATCGCAAAGCATTCTTGCTACACAATTTATTTGTCGACGTTTCTGTTTTCAAAGCAGTTGCAGCAATCAAGAATATCATTGAAAATAAGCTATCCTGCCTAAATGATTCCACTGCTCCAGTTTTACTCGAGGAAAAGGTTGGAGATTTGAATATTAAGGTTATGAGAGATATGCCTGATGCAAGTAGAAAATTGGACTGTAAAAGTGATGGAAGCCAGGTTCTAGAAATGTCAAAGGAAGAGCTTGCCCAGAGAAATTTGCTAAAAGGCATAACTGCTGATGAAAGTGCTGCAGTTCAT GATACTTGTACTTTAGGTGTTGTGATTGTTAGACATTGTGGATACACCGCTGTTGTAAAAGTTTCAGGTGAAGTGAATTTTGATGGAAATCCTATTCCACAAGACATTGACATTGAAGACCAGCGTGAAGGAGGTGCCAATGCTTTGAATGTCAACAG CTTGAGAATGCTATTGCACAAGTATTCTACACCACAATTTTCCAGTACAGGACAGCGCCTGCAGAGTGCAGAAATGGAAAATTTGTGTTCCGCTAGGTCTTTGGTGAGGAAAATCCTGGAGGATAGTTTACTGAAGTTGCAGACAGATCCCACTACGTACAAAAACTCGTCCATCAGATGGGAGCTAGGAGCATGTTGGGTGCAACATTTGCAAAATCAGGCATCAGGAAAAACTGAGGCAAGAAAAAGTGAAGAGACTAAGCTTGAGCCTGCAGTGAAGGGCCTTGGAAAGCAAGGTGCACTGCTAAAGGATATTTGTAGGAAAGCAGATGTCAGAAACAGCAAAAATGAATTAGGTAAGGAAGTTCCAGCGGGGAACACTGATGCGAACCACAAGTCATATACTGTCAATCATAAGGAATTGGAAAAACAAGAGGGGGAAATGGAAATGCTGTGGAAAAAAATGGTTCCTGAAGCAGCATATTTACGGCTTAAAGAATCAGAAACTGGTCTTCACCTCAAG TCACCTGAGGATCTAATCGAAATGGCACATCAATACTATGCTGACACTGCTCTTCCAAAACTG GTGGCAGATTTTGGATCTCTTGAGCTTTCTCCAGTTGATGGCAGGACTTTAACAGATTTTATGCATACTAGGGGCTTGCAAATGCGTTCCTTGGGGCGTGTG GTTGAACTTGCAGACAAGCTTCCTCATGTGCAATCGCTCTGTATACATGAGATGATCATTCGAGCCTACAAACACATATTGCAAGCTGTTGTATCTGCAGTTGAGAATGCCGGGGACCTCGCTTCATCAATAGCATCATGTTTAAATATATTGTTGGGAACCACACCAGTTGAGAATGCTGAAGCAGATGTTGATAAACTAAAATGGAAGTGGGTGGAAACCTTCCTCTTGAAGAGGTTTGGGTGGTGTTGGAAAAATGAAAGCTACGAGGACCTGAGAAAGTATGCTATCCTTCGTGGTCTGTCCCACAAG GTTGGACTTGAGCTTGTTCCAAGGGACTATGATATGGACCATTCAAATCCTTTTAGGAGGTCAGATATCATAAGCATGGTCCCTGTATATAAG CATGTTGCATGTTCCTCTGCTGATGGGCGCACACTATTGGAGTCATCAAAAACTTCCTTGGATAAAGGTAAATTGGAGGATGCAGTAAACTATGGCACTAAG GCACTCTCAAAACTTGTGTCGGTTTGTGGTCCTTATCATCGAATGACAGCTGGAGCATATAGTCTTTTGGCTGTTGTTTTGTATCATACTGGAGACTTTAATCAG GCGACCATTTATCAGCAGAAGGCTTTGGATATTAATGAGAGGGAGCTTGGACTTGACCATCCTGATACCATGAAAAGTTATGGGGATCTTGCTGTCTTCTACTATCGTCTTCAACATACAGAGTTAGCCTTGAA GTATGTCAACCGTGCACTGTATCTTTTGCATTTAACATGTGGGCCTTCTCATCCAAATACGGCTGCTACCTATATCAACGTAGCGATGATGGAAGAAGGTTTGGGAAATGTCCATGTTGCTCTTAGATACCTCCATGAGGCTCTAAAGTGTAACCAAAGGTTACTTGGTGCTGATCACATACAG ACTGCTGCCAGCTACCATGCTATAGCGATTGCTCTCTCATTGATGGAAGCATACTCCTTAAGTGTTCAGCATGAGCAAACTACCCTTCAGATACTGCGGGCCAAACTTGGGTCTGAGGATCTACGTACACAA GATGCGACTGCATGGCTTGAGTACTTTGAAGCCAAGGCTCTTGAGCAGCAAGAAGCTGCACGCAATGGTACTCCAAAGCCTGATGCCTCAATCTCCAGTAAAGGTCATTTAAG TGTTTCAGACCTGTTGGATTATATAACCCCTGATGCAGATGTGAAAGCAAGGGAAGCCCAAAAGAAAGCCCGTGCAAAG CAGGTTAAAGACAAAACCGGACTTAACTTGGATACAATCTCAAATGAATATCAGAAGGATGAAACATTGTCACCAACTTATCCCACAGTGCAGAATTCAAgtgataaagaaaataaatctgaAATTCGATTATCTGAACCCATCGACAAAAATCCTGAACCAAGTTATGCAGATCAGTCAACATTGAATGCTGATATGGTGCAAGATGACAATTCAGATGAGGGATGGCAAGAGGCTGTTCCCAGAGGTCGCACACAAACTGGTCGCAAGACTTCTAGTTCAAGAAAGTCAAGTCTACCTAAACTGAATACTAATTTCATGAACATATCCCAGCCATCAAGATACCATGGGAAACCCAATAATTTCACTTCTCCAAATGCTGCTTCGAATGAAAATGCTGTCCCTATCCATTCTGTTACCAAAAAGTTTGTTAAAAGTGCAAGCTCCAGTCCGAAGCCAAATAACCGTAGTATCTCATCTGGTGGAGCAGAGAAATTGGCTAACCCAAAGTCTGCACCAGCTAGCCCAGCTTCAGCTGATCAAGTTGTCAAGTCTGATTCAATTTCAACAGCAAGTTCAATCAATGTACAGGCAGCTGGAAAGCTTTTCTCCTACAAAGAAGTTGCTTTGGCTCCACCAGGAACAATTGTGAAGGCAGTGGCTGAACAGTTGCCAAAGGGAAATATTCCCACGGATCCAAACCCTTTGGTGAGGCACGAGACAGCTGCCTCTGAGATGGTTTTGGGCAAGCTGGCAACACCAAAGGATTCAGAGGAAGAAGTTCAAAAGCCAATAGAAGAAAACCAGCCCCTTCTTTCTGGGGAGGAGAAAAAGGGCCCTAttgatgaagagaaaaaaacaaacttgGGGGATCCAGTGGCAAGAGAGCTCATGGATGAGATAAAGAATGCCACTGTTAATAACATTGAAACTGAAAGTGGAACAATGGAAGTAAATTATGCTGATGCCGAAGTTACTGAAACAGAAACTCCTAGTGTCGTAGTCTCAGAAGTTGAGAATTTAGATAACATGATGGATTCGAGCACTATTGGCCCTGGCAGTGAAGGCTTGGAAGCAAGAAAAGCTTCCCCTGATCTAGAACCTCTATCTGTACAAACTGAAAATGCAACCTTATTGCCAGTTAAAGATGCTTCTAGTCTAAATGGAAAGAAGGTGGATGAAAGTTTATATGATCTAGCCACTGGCTGTATGGGTACTAAAGCATCGCCTACTGAACGAGAAAAACACGATGAAACAGAAGCTGCAAAGGAGACAACCAAGAAGCTCTCTGCAGAAGCACCACCTTTCAATCCATCTATGATTCCTGTTTTTGGCTCGGTTAATGTTCTAGGATTCAAAGATTATGGAGGAATTCTGCCCCCGCCAGTGAACATTCCTCCTATCATTGCAGTTAATCCTGTCCGTAGATCCCCTAATCAATCTGCAACTGCTAGAGTTCCATACGGTCCCAGGCTGTCTGGTGGATATAACAGATCTGGGAATCGGGGTCCACGTAACAAAGTGGGCTTCCGTAATGGTGAACATACTGGAGATGGAAATCCCTTGAGCCCTCCAAGAATAATGAACCCTCATGCGGCTGAATTTGTACCTGGCCAACCTTGGGTTCCCAATGGCTATCCAGTTTCTCCCGATGGCTTTATGACTAGCCCAAATGATGTTCCGGTGTCTCCAAATGGTTATCCCATATCCTTAAATGGAAGTCCAGTATCAATAAATGGATATCCAACATCACTGAATGGTATTCCAATTACCCAAAACGGGTTCCCTGTAAACCCAATCAATTCAGTAGAATCACCTACGGTTGATACTGTTGAAATTTGTGGTGAAACCAAAAATGTAGCTGCAGCAGAGGAGGGTGGTACCGATGATCCCTTGATGCAAGTTGAAGTTCAAGAACACTCAAGTGAGGAAGAAGCGCAAGAAAATCATGATGGAAATGATCATCCCCAACTTGACCAAGTGCCACCTGTCATGGGAGTGGCCAATAGTAATGTGGTAAAAGGACCCTGCAGTGACATACCAGCTGAGGAAAAACCAAGCAAGTGTTGGGGAGATAATCATGATGGAAATGCTCATCCTGAACTTGACCAAGTGCCAACCGTCATGGGAGTAGCCGATAATAATGCAGTAAAAGAACCCAGCAGCGACATACCAGTCGAGGAAAAACCAAGCAAGTGTTGGGGAGATTATAGTGATAATGAAGCTGAGATCGTTGAGGTTACAAGTTGA